TGATATGTGATGCGCAGCCCATCCCAACTCCTTTTCCAATTGTACTTGTTATACGGAAAAGTTTAAGTACTGTCGGTCCTATGATAGCACCTGTTATTCCCGCAACAACTACAAAACTAGCGGTCATAGATGGAATACCCCCAATTTGTTCGGCTAATGAAATTGCAATAGGCATCGTCGCTAATTGCGGGATAGTTGTTAATATAAGTTCCTTATCTATATTCAACATTTCCCCAATCACTACATTCAAACTTATTAAAGCCACTATACCGATTACTACCCCAACAAGTATCGATAAGAAGTTTTTCATAAGTATTTTTCGTTCCTTAAATAGCGGTATTGCTAAAGCTACAATCGCAGGGCTCAAGAAACTGGAAAGAATATCTCCCCCATTTTCCTTATAATCTTGATGAGAGATCCCGAAAATAAGGAATATGCAAATCATAATTGCCGTAACTGTTAACACCGGTAAAGTAAATGGAAACGTAAATTTTTTATATAGCTTTGTCGCCAATAAATAAATCACTACAGTAATAAAAATTAAAACCATTTGAATAGCGCACCTTATCAATTTTATTTTTTAGATGTTATTAATAATTGACTTACATAACCTGAAATAATCAATGTTACTAAAGTACTTACAACAACTAGAAAGAACATAATACTACCCTTACTTAAAAGAAAAGAACCGTATTCCATTAACCCAGTCGTCGAAGGAATTAAAAATAAAGGTAAAAATACTATTAACTTTTCTGCACCTACCTCAAACCACTTTAATGGCAAAATACGAGTAGAAAGGAGTAGGAACAATATTAACATCCCTATTAAACTTCCTGGCATCGACAGATGGAATACTCCCTGAATCCACGTACCAGCTAAGCTAAACACATATAGCACGCCTACTTGAAGTAAAAGCGTCACGTACTTCATTTCTTTCCCTCATTTCAATATTACGCATCACTATTATGAAATCTCGTTTAACGTTTCCGCAAACCTTGTAATTCCAAGCTGAATTTGTTCGACATTCGCTCTGCCAAAAGTAAATCGTATATATTCACTTTTCGAACCTAGGACGCTTCCTGGGACAAATGCTACACCATTGCGTATAGATTCACCTAGTAAATGGTATTCATCAAACGTTCCTTGCACTTTACACCATAAATGTATTCCGCCCTCTGGAACAAAAAATTCAACCTGGTCCCCTAATATTTCTTCAAGCTTTCTAATTAACTCATCTCTTCTTTGCTTCAGTTGTCCACGAAGCATCGTAATATGCGTATGAAAATCCTCAGATTCTAAAAATTGGTTCGCTACCCACTGTGTAAATACACTATGACCGAAATCAACTTGCTGCTTCGCATCTGCCAATCGCTCAATTACGCGCGTGGGGCCAATTACCCAACCAATACGTAATCCTGATGCAACAATTTTTGATAATGAGCTTACATAAAGAACATTCCCATTTTGATCCATCGATTTCAATGTTGGATTCACTTCTCCATTAAAAGAAGTCAAGCTATACGGATCATCTTCTACAATCGGTATACCAAATTCAGAAGATAGTTCTAAAACCTTTTTACGTCTTGCCAACGAAAGTACCGTTCCAGTTGGATTTTGATAATCTGGATTTAAAAACACCATACGAATGCGATGCTTTTTGTGCAAATCGATTAAGTCATCGGGATTCATTCCATGCTCATCAACTGGTAAACGGAATATGTTTAAACCTGCTGATTTAAACATCGGAAGTGAATAACAATAGGAAGGGTCCTCAATTGCAATCGCATCGCCAGGCTTTAACAAACATTGAACGATAAGATTAAGTGCCTGCTGAGCTCCAGATGTAATAAGAATAGAACTTGCATCTGCTTCTATTTGTTTATATTGCTCGACATGTGCCGCAATTGTTTTTCGCAACATTTCATTTCCAAGTGGATGGTCATAACCGAGATTTTCCATAAATGTTTTCTCCGACAAAATTGTTCGAAATCTATCACTCGGAATTAATTCTGGTGACAATTCACCACTCGCTAAATTGATTAAATCATCTTTTTGTGTTTCCGTTCGAATTTGTTGAACAAGTGGTACATTAGGCAAGAACGATCCATCCTCAACGTACCTACCCCAGTTCGGTATTCGTTTATGTGACACACCCCATATGTCTGTATTCACCCGGGTGCCGCTTCCTTTTTGCCGTTCTACTACCCCAAGTGATTTTAATTCCTCATAAGCAGCTACTACCGTACTCCGGTTCACTTGTAACTCCTGTGCTAACATACGCTCAGAAGGTAATTTTCTATCAGAAGGGAATTCACCGGTAGAAATGCCTCTTTCAATGTAATCAGCAATTTGTTTATAAACTGGTATCTTATTTTCACGATTCGGTTGCCATTCCATTTAGTTCCCTCCTCTCCAAGCAGGTGTCCTGAATTCATTAATAATAGTATTCACTGTGAAAATGGTATTAATCAAGCGCATGATTTAAAAATGTCTCAACCGTCACATTAAAACTAGTAGGCTGTTCTAAATAAGGCAAGTGCCCACTATTTTTCAACTCAACGAAAGTCACGTTTCTCAGGTATTTTTCAAATTCTCTCACATACTTTTCCGGAACAAAATAATCATTCTCTCCTCGTATTATTAATGCAGGACATGCAATGTTAGAGAGGTATGGTCTTTGATCGTAATCAACTAATTCAGCGAATAGCCTTTGAATATGCATCGGATTAATAGTTTGTAGGGATTGATGAAATCCTCGGACAATTGCATCATTATCTTCTACTCCCCTTGCTCTCAATAACGTACCCGCCCAAGTTTTCCCTTTATCATGCAAGCTAAGTAAATCATATACTTCAAGTCGTTCTTTACGATCTGCCGGTTCTAAATAGGGAAATGCATTTACAACAATTAATCTAGAAACAAAACCTGGATATTGAATAGCAAAATCGATACCAACTCTAGCTCCCTTTGAAAGACCGCAAATGACTACTTTTTGTAGCTTTAAATAATTGCATAACTCATACAAAACATTTGAGTATTCTTGAAAACTAATTTCCAGTCCTTCAGATTTCCCATGTCCAGGTAAATCAAGTGAAATCACTGTCCAATTTCCCTTGAAATATTGTCTTTGATATAACCAATTGTTTGAGTTTCCTCCAAGACCGTGTAAAAACAATATGACAGGACCCGATCCTTCTATATTGTAATAAACCTTTTGATTTTTATATATAAAATACATATAAATCCCCTTCAGTTATAGCACTACATTTTCTTATTCTTTAATGGATATATCCAAAACGGCTCTCTTTCTAACCACTCAACTGTTTCTAAAACACCGTCTTCATACTCTCTTTCCAGCTCATCCACTTTAGTTGCAAATTGTGATGCATGTGCTCGTAATGCCTCTAATTTTTTCGGAACATATTCCGTCACTTCATTTTTAAAATCCGGAGGGCCTATTTCGTCTTCATGATTTTTCGAAAAAGCTACAGCATAAAAGACCGGTCGTTTACTTTCCGAAATATTAGCTAATGCCTCTACTACCGCTTCCCCTGTTGCATCGTGATCTGGATGAACTGCATACCCAGGATAGAAAGAAATAACTATAGAAGGATTCAATTCTTCAATACAGTTTTGAATCAGACTTCTTAATTGTCCAGGCTCTTCAAATTCAAGAGTTTTATCACGATATCCCATCATACGTAAATCTTCAATCCCTAAAATATTTGTAGCTCGCTTTAATTCTTTCTCTCTAATAGCATATAAAGACTCCCGTGTTGCAAAAGGTGAATTCCCCATTGCTCTCTCCATTTCACCAAGTGTTAAGCAAACATAAGTAAGAGGGACTTTCTGCTCAGTATAGGCCAAAATTGTGCCAGCCACGCAATATGACTCATCATCTGGATGCGGGAAAACAACTAAAACGTGGCGCTCATTTTTCATCAATATATTAACTCCTTCATCATATATAAACTCTATAAAATAACGACCGCATACCAAGTAACTCCTACAAGAAGCACTAAAAGAAGAATGATATAGATAGCTGATAAGTTTTTCACATTCCTCTTTGTAGACTTACCGTAATTCTCCTCCACATTTCGTGCAACTAGTACGGTCCCAAACAGTGATACAACTACAATAATAACAACTAGTGAAATCGCAAAACTCATTGTCTTTTCACCTCTCTAAAACCAGTCTATTTAAACAAAGGAGATACATATAAAATGTCCTTCTTAAGGTATCAATAAAATACTACCTTTCTTCTCTTATCATAATAGAAGTTTGCGAAAAACGGACCAACCACTTTTAGGTTTTTTTGCTCATCCACTTCAAAATAAAAAGCAACTGATCTCCTAGAATCAGTTGCTTTTTTACAAGGCTAATTATATTCATTTTCACTTGAAATTAATCCGATTTAAAAGTTTGGTCTTTTCATAATGAAACATCGATTGAGATAACTCAAAAATGGTTCCATTTACAAGATGAACTGTATTTTCAATAAGAAGTGCCGGATCACCTTCATTTATTTCTAAAAGCTGTGCATTTTCTTTATTTACTTTTTCACAACTAATAACTTTATCGGCAAAGCCAATATTTAATCGTAAATCTTCAATGAAATAACTGTATACAGAGCTTAATGCTATTTCTTCATTCAAATAAGGAATGATATCCTTTTTGAAATAACTTACTTCAATAGAGAATGGTTTCCCATCTACAATTCTTAAGCGCTTCAAAAAATATAACCTAGTTCCAACTTCACATTGCATCCGCTTTGCTATCTCTTCGTCCGCATCTATTACTTCAAGCTCTAACACTTTCGTTTCAATATTTTGTGAAACGAGGTTTTTCGTTAATCCACGCAAACTGCCTAGATTAATGTAATCTGTTACAGAAGTTTCACGTAAAAACATGCCACTACCTTGCACTTGAAAAATATAGCCTCTATTAACAAGCTGGCTAATCACTTTACGTATCGTATTACGACTTACTTCAAATCGGTTCATCAACGCTTCTTCTGTAGGTAGTTTTTTCGTTTCATTAAAAAGTCCTTCTCGAATGTCTTGCTCTAACACATCTGCAATTTGTTTATACTTTGCACTCATACACTTTCTCCTAAAATACTCTTTTATCTGTTATAACTCTTCTCCTCTCGTTTCGATCACATGCTTATACCAATGAAACGAAAGTTTCTTCTTACGTTTTAAGTTATCATTATGATCGACAAAAATAAAGCCATATTGCTTTTTATATCCATTTAGCCAACTTAATAAATCGATAACAGACCATGCATAATACCCTTTTAAATTAATTCCCTCTTGAATTGCACGCTTCATTACTTTTAAATGCTCTTCAATGAATTTAATTCTCGGAACATCTACAATTTCTCCGTCAATGATTGGATCTTCATCACCAAGTCCATTTTCCGTTACATACATCTTTATGTCACCGTAGCGTGCTTTCAACATATGCAATCCATCTAAGAAACCTTCGGGAGATATTTCCCATCCCCATTTTGTATATGTTTTATCATCCATTTTAACAGTTCGATAAAAACCATCAAAAGAAGGATTACCCGGAGCAAGTGTTGAGTTTTCTCGAGAATGTTCCTCATTCTTTATATCCATATCATA
This Bacillus mycoides DNA region includes the following protein-coding sequences:
- a CDS encoding CidA/LrgA family holin-like protein, producing the protein MKYVTLLLQVGVLYVFSLAGTWIQGVFHLSMPGSLIGMLILFLLLSTRILPLKWFEVGAEKLIVFLPLFLIPSTTGLMEYGSFLLSKGSIMFFLVVVSTLVTLIISGYVSQLLITSKK
- a CDS encoding PLP-dependent aminotransferase family protein, with protein sequence MEWQPNRENKIPVYKQIADYIERGISTGEFPSDRKLPSERMLAQELQVNRSTVVAAYEELKSLGVVERQKGSGTRVNTDIWGVSHKRIPNWGRYVEDGSFLPNVPLVQQIRTETQKDDLINLASGELSPELIPSDRFRTILSEKTFMENLGYDHPLGNEMLRKTIAAHVEQYKQIEADASSILITSGAQQALNLIVQCLLKPGDAIAIEDPSYCYSLPMFKSAGLNIFRLPVDEHGMNPDDLIDLHKKHRIRMVFLNPDYQNPTGTVLSLARRKKVLELSSEFGIPIVEDDPYSLTSFNGEVNPTLKSMDQNGNVLYVSSLSKIVASGLRIGWVIGPTRVIERLADAKQQVDFGHSVFTQWVANQFLESEDFHTHITMLRGQLKQRRDELIRKLEEILGDQVEFFVPEGGIHLWCKVQGTFDEYHLLGESIRNGVAFVPGSVLGSKSEYIRFTFGRANVEQIQLGITRFAETLNEIS
- the bshB2 gene encoding bacillithiol biosynthesis deacetylase BshB2, translating into MKNERHVLVVFPHPDDESYCVAGTILAYTEQKVPLTYVCLTLGEMERAMGNSPFATRESLYAIREKELKRATNILGIEDLRMMGYRDKTLEFEEPGQLRSLIQNCIEELNPSIVISFYPGYAVHPDHDATGEAVVEALANISESKRPVFYAVAFSKNHEDEIGPPDFKNEVTEYVPKKLEALRAHASQFATKVDELEREYEDGVLETVEWLEREPFWIYPLKNKKM
- a CDS encoding alpha/beta fold hydrolase, which gives rise to MYFIYKNQKVYYNIEGSGPVILFLHGLGGNSNNWLYQRQYFKGNWTVISLDLPGHGKSEGLEISFQEYSNVLYELCNYLKLQKVVICGLSKGARVGIDFAIQYPGFVSRLIVVNAFPYLEPADRKERLEVYDLLSLHDKGKTWAGTLLRARGVEDNDAIVRGFHQSLQTINPMHIQRLFAELVDYDQRPYLSNIACPALIIRGENDYFVPEKYVREFEKYLRNVTFVELKNSGHLPYLEQPTSFNVTVETFLNHALD
- a CDS encoding LrgB family protein, which gives rise to MVLIFITVVIYLLATKLYKKFTFPFTLPVLTVTAIMICIFLIFGISHQDYKENGGDILSSFLSPAIVALAIPLFKERKILMKNFLSILVGVVIGIVALISLNVVIGEMLNIDKELILTTIPQLATMPIAISLAEQIGGIPSMTASFVVVAGITGAIIGPTVLKLFRITSTIGKGVGMGCASHIIGVSRLVKEGEKEATIGSVTMIVTGILISILVPYGMKFLF
- a CDS encoding GntR family transcriptional regulator — translated: MSAKYKQIADVLEQDIREGLFNETKKLPTEEALMNRFEVSRNTIRKVISQLVNRGYIFQVQGSGMFLRETSVTDYINLGSLRGLTKNLVSQNIETKVLELEVIDADEEIAKRMQCEVGTRLYFLKRLRIVDGKPFSIEVSYFKKDIIPYLNEEIALSSVYSYFIEDLRLNIGFADKVISCEKVNKENAQLLEINEGDPALLIENTVHLVNGTIFELSQSMFHYEKTKLLNRINFK